In one Diabrotica virgifera virgifera chromosome 7, PGI_DIABVI_V3a genomic region, the following are encoded:
- the LOC126887769 gene encoding 5'-nucleotidase domain-containing protein 1: MYTKNVLKLVRPVINRTFSYTATQRKLNSDRAFNINHYDCIGFDLDNTLARYRIGNMLELEYRILSNHLVKERNYPGDLLLQPVDPNFFIKGLIVDDEHGNVIRIGPDGTILQATHGTKWLTPDEILQYYPTRHWKATDLFVQDPLQTWNGPYSEKMRTLLDYFDIAISLIFARAVDAIDAVHGQKKVYNIWPDLLNALMHMFNREHFEQDAGGYFPELKYNPDLYYYKCSPNVLNWLKELRDRGKKLYLITGAHADFANHTASSTLGPNWRDYFDIVVSYAKKPGFFMHERDFLVLNDSYKETGPALELRNGSIYTHGNWKMLKEHLTRLSSAQTPKFLYIGDNLVQDIYTPNVHSGCDTVNVCEELEVEKLDLYTGESHPDRHILSSSLWGSYFEIKDSNQKTVWYNIMKNHSKICVPSVDYLARFPIDHDFKCAIA, encoded by the coding sequence ATGTATACCAAAAACGTGTTAAAGTTAGTGAGGCCAGTGATCAACCGGACGTTTTCTTATACTGCGACCCAGCGGAAGCTAAACAGTGATCGTGCATTTAACATTAACCATTATGATTGTATAGGTTTCGACCTGGACAATACTCTAGCCAGGTACAGAATAGGTAATATGTTAGAGCTAGAATATAGAATCCTGTCAAACCATTTAGTAAAGGAAAGGAATTACCCAGGAGATCTTCTTCTGCAACCTGTCGATCCCAACTTTTTTATAAAAGGTTTAATTGTAGACGATGAACATGGGAATGTGATTCGAATAGGTCCAGATGGAACAATCTTACAAGCTACACACGGCACCAAGTGGCTGACTCCAGACGAGATTTTACAGTATTATCCTACAAGGCATTGGAAAGCGACTGACTTGTTTGTCCAGGATCCTCTACAAACCTGGAACGGCCCATACTCGGAAAAAATGAGGACACTATTAGATTACTTTGATATTGCGATTAGTTTGATATTTGCTAGAGCTGTTGATGCTATAGATGCTGTGCATGGTCAAAAGAAAGTCTACAATATATGGCCTGATCTGCTCAATGCTTTGATGCATATGTTTAATAGAGAACATTTTGAACAAGACGCAGGAGGATACTTTCCTGAGCTTAAATACAACCCAGATCTTTATTATTACAAATGTAGCCCAAATGTTCTTAACTGGCTTAAAGAATTACGAGATAGAGGTAAAAAGCTGTATCTAATAACAGGTGCTCATGCAGACTTCGCTAACCATACAGCTTCATCTACGCTGGGTCCAAATTGGAGGGACTACTTCGATATTGTAGTGTCTTATGCCAAAAAACCAGGCTTTTTTATGCATGAACGAGATTTTCTAGTGTTGAATGACTCCTACAAGGAAACTGGACCAGCACTGGAGCTGCGAAATGGATCTATCTACACACATGGTAACTGGAAGATGCTAAAAGAACATTTAACTAGATTGTCAAGTGCTCAAACTCCAAAATTCCTCTACATTGGTGACAATTTGGTCCAGGATATCTACACACCCAATGTCCACTCTGGTTGTGATACTGTGAATGTTTGTGAAGAACTAGAAGTAGAAAAATTGGATTTGTATACTGGTGAGAGTCATCCAGATAGACACATTTTGTCTTCTAGTTTATGGGGGTCTTACTTTGAAATCAAGGATTCAAACCAAAAGACTGTGTGGTACAATATtatgaaaaaccattcaaaaattTGTGTTCCTAGTGTAGATTATTTAGCGAGGTTTCCCATCGATCATGATTTTAAATGTGCGATTGCTTAG
- the LOC126887768 gene encoding uncharacterized protein LOC126887768, giving the protein MCAFKVEHLLVDELDYELKIRDVVPEESATVDRKRNLLRGALKQEEGNRSFTQLSAVHIPFEDQRKGISETLDSLSKKIEKFRGTVQDNEYVRLISRLAHISGRVHLLQCTTEEQEPFKKSVSLKILTLEGELDSKVNPIATSTPNAPVSVVPSFTYSKPVQVHKWGVSFSGEKQHNDVITFLEKVECLRVSRGVSEENLFAASAELFTGPAFTWFMNNRGNLSCWSDLVRKLKSDFLPYSYQDDLLDEIKNHKQKPGESVTMFINTILGMCSRLDTPLSDLSKIKIILKCLLPFYHQQLALMDIQSIDDLTVKCKRLEETLSWSSQPPSTSRPSSNSSSQPTSFRQRSWQNKGPERNVSVFSSVVCWNCHQSNHKFNDCGIPQTRIFCHGCGRENTLKRNCVKCSGNEMSEVRPLSVSPSNTQSGNQTPSENETAGPSTPSNSNPSSNRKGKKASFRKQAHTTNQNQSRN; this is encoded by the coding sequence atgtgtgcttttaaagttgaacatcttctggtggacgaATTGGACTATGAGTTGAAAATTAGGGACGTAGTACCAGAGGAGTCGGCAACTGTCGATAGGAAACGCAATCTTCTGCGGGGTGCTTTGAAGCAAGAAGAAGGCAATAGGAGTTTCACCCAACTTTCGGCTGTACATATCCCTTTTGAGGACCAACGGAAAGGAATATCCGAAACGTTGGATAGCTTGTCGAAGAAAATAGagaagtttaggggaactgtacaGGACAATGAATATGTTAGGTTAATATCTCGTCTAGCTCATATTTCTGGCCGAGTACACTTGTTACAGTGTACTACAGAAGAGCAGGAACCTTTTAAAaagtctgtttctcttaaaatccTTACCTTGGAGGGTGAGCTTGATTCTAAGGTTAACCCCATAGCCACatctactcctaatgctccagTCAGTGTCGTTCCTAGTTTCACATACTCCAAACCTgtgcaagtacacaaatggggtgtttcattttccggtgaaaaacagcacaATGATGTGATTACATTTTTAGAAAAGGTCGAATGTCTTCGTGTATCTAGAGGTGTCTCTGAAGAAAATTTGTTTGCTGCTTCAGCTGAATTGTTTACCGGTCCTGCTTTTACCTGGTTCATGAATAATAGAGGAAATttatcttgttggtctgatctggttcgcaagttgaagtcagattttcttccttACTCATACCAGGATGATCTCTTGGATGAAATCAAAAACCATAAGCAGAAACCAGGGGAGTCTGTCACTATGTTCATTAACACTATTTTAGGCATGTGTAGccgtttagacactcctttaTCTGATTTGTCCAAAATAAAAATCATCTTAAAATGTTTATTGCCTTTTTACCATCAAcagttagctcttatggacatccagagtattgatgacctcactgtaaagtgcaaacgtttggaggaaacgttatcctggtcttctcagcctccatccacatctcgaccctcttctaattcttcttctcagccaacttcctttagacAACGTTCTTGGCAAAATAAGGGCCCTGAACGTAATGTTTCTGTTTTTAGTTCCGTTGTTTGCTGGAATTGTCACCAGTCTAATCATAAGTTCAATGATTGTGGTATCCCACAAACtcgtattttctgccacggttgtggtagGGAAAATACCCTCAAAAGAAATTGTgtcaagtgttcgggaaacgaaatgtcggaggtccgtcccctgagcgtttctccgtccaacacccaatcagggaatcaaaccccatcagAAAACGAGACAGCTGGCCCAAGCACACCAAGCAACTCAAACCCATCTTCCAATCGGAAAGGGAAGAAGGCATCGTTCAGGAAACAagcacacaccacaaatcaaAATCAGTCCAGAAATTAA